The genomic window TTATTTGGTACGTTCCACTGCCGAAGGCGCTGTCGTGCCGCATCGAGCAGCCAGTCGGCTTCTTGGGATGCTGTGCCTGATTGGGTCTTCGGAAGCGTCTGGTGGTTCTTCAGCGCAAGCAGGAATTCCTGCTCGGTGCTCACGAGGTCTTGGCTGTAGATGGTGAATAAGGGCTGGCCTTTGCGAACGTACTGGTATGTCGCATCGGCAAACACTTTCTGAATCCAGCCGGGAAATCGCGTCTGCACATACGCGAGCCGCTCTTCATTTAGGTCAACATTACCTGTAACCCAAATCTCGTCTTGTACAGGTTGGCGCTTAACCTCGCCGAACTTCACACCGATGCGCTGGAGTCGTTCGGGAGAAAGCTGTACCGGGGACAACTTGGGCGCAATCTCCGTTTGCTGCGATGCTGTTCCAGGAGAAGCGGCCGATGTCTCTCGCATAGCGGCTCTTGATGCTTGTGACGGCATTGCATGTGGCTGCCGCAGGAAATAAGCGAGGACAATCGCCAATGCGATTGCGACAAACGCGGTTGCGAAAAAAGCCTTACGGTAGTTCATCGCGTCACCTCCGGTAAGGCCGTCGCAAGTCCCTCTGATCGTGGCACGGGAGCACCAACTGCCAATTCCAGTTCCGCCATTCGCTGCTCGAAATCGGCGAGAGCACGGAAATATGCATAGTCAACGTCCAGAGTGGTGTTCTGGCTGTCGAGTAGATTGAGAATGTCGGTGCGGTCGTTCTCGTAGGCAATGACAGTGGAGCGAAGCGTAGCTTCCGATTGGGGCCGAAGCGACTTTAGATAAAGATCAACCAGGCGCTTCGCGGAATTTGCCCGTACAACGGCCTCCTGGATCTGCTGGAACACCGTCAAACGCATGGCATCGAATTCCGACTGACGTTCTTCAACTGTGGCGTTTGCTTCGTTGATCTCCGACTGGTGTTTGCGGCGATTGAGCCAGGGCAACGTCATCGAGCCTTCAATCATGTAGTTGTTGCGGAATTGCGAACCGCTCGGCGTGAGCATGTACCCAACATTGGCCGAAAAGTCGGGCGTGTATTGCCTTCGCGCAAGCGCGACTTCGTCCCGCGCCTGCTTGATGCTTGCCGCAGAAGCCATCAATTCCGGACGGCTCTGGACCGCGAGCTGCGTCAGCTCAGCGAGCTTGGGGATCTGGGCAGGAATCATATGTTGGCCCGACACTTCGAGCGGCGTGTCAGGGCTGCGCCCGAGCAGCGTATTCAGCGTTGTTCGGCTTAAGTCAGCATCTTGTTCGAGCATCACGAGGTGCTCGATCAATTTGGTCAATGCGACCTGCGCCTTCAGAACATCTTGTTGCGGCACCTTGCCGACCGAATATTTAATTCGCGCCGCCTCGAAAGCCTGCCGTGCAATGCCGACCTGCTCATCGTGCACTCTCAGCTCATCAGCACTGCGAAGTAGGTCGTAAAAAGCCTTGCGAACCGCAGCTGATATCTCGCGCTTCTTGGCTTCAAGTTCCGCCTTCGCGACGCTGATTGCATCTGTCGCCACTTGCGAGCGCAGCGCCCGCTTTCCCGGTCCGGGAAATGCCTGGCCGACCATGAACATGTTCATTGCCGCGTTATAATCCCATGGCTTCGTGAGCGGGACCTGCCATCCGCGATACATCACAGAGGGATCATCAAGGGCGCCAGCTCCAGAGACGTGGGCTTCCGCAATCCCGACCTTCCGGGCAGCGACGCGAATGTCGGGATTCGCTTGCAACGCGATCTTCTCGGCTTCATCGAGAGTGATCGGCAGCACGTTCGAGCTTGCGTGCGAATGCTCTTGCGGCAATGTGGCAAGTGCAGTTTGATACGGGTCGTCCGCGGCAATAGCCATGACGGACGGGAGACAAAGCAGGCAAACAAAAATGGCTTTCATCGTTCCTCCGTGAACAGACAGCTAGGAGAGGCACACGACCACGTATGCCGGAACAGACGAAAGCCGGACTAGACTCTCAGAATGGAAGACGTGCTTGGGGGACTCTCAGGCGGCGGGTGTAACTCGAACGAAGAAAATTGTGACTTGATAACAAGCGGCTGCGGCAGTTCGCTAAGAACGGCACCGCTCAAAGCCGGCACCATCAGTTGCGCAAACGTGGCGCCCAACATCGAATCCGGGCTGCTGACTTCCTTTCGGCAGCACGAATGCGACGACGGCATGTTCATCGAGCCGCACTGCTGCGCCATGTGCTTGCAGCAGTCTCGCTCTGCTTCGGTCATTTCAGCGCCCGGTATCAGACACGCCATTGCCGGAAAACCAAGCAAAATGATCAGCAGCAGAAGGCTTGCGAGTTGGCGGACGATCTTCACGTCATACATATTCTACAAGGCCACCCCGACGCTGCGGCTGTGACGTGGGTCACACGTGCGGAGTTTCTCAGAGATCGCTACCCACTAGGCTTATATCGATTCTTCCCAAAACGGGAGGCACGTCAGAGTCAACCGAAAGAGTGAGAGGATTATCTAGAAGAGCACTTTGCGAAAGAATGTAAACCCTTCTGTGTAAACCCTTGGACTGCGGCATCGGGAACTCATTGATAAATAAAGGAGTGAAGGTTGTGCTCAGAATTGCACGGATTGCGATGTTAAGCCTCCTGTTTTGAAAGAGAAACCATCGACCATGGCCTCTGAAGACCAGAGCACCTGGTGCGAGACAAGGGGTTCAGCGGCTATTTCGCGCATTTGTAAGTCGCTGATTCTAGGATAGTTTGGTCGGGGAGAGAGGATTTGAACC from Terriglobales bacterium includes these protein-coding regions:
- a CDS encoding efflux RND transporter periplasmic adaptor subunit; its protein translation is MNYRKAFFATAFVAIALAIVLAYFLRQPHAMPSQASRAAMRETSAASPGTASQQTEIAPKLSPVQLSPERLQRIGVKFGEVKRQPVQDEIWVTGNVDLNEERLAYVQTRFPGWIQKVFADATYQYVRKGQPLFTIYSQDLVSTEQEFLLALKNHQTLPKTQSGTASQEADWLLDAARQRLRQWNVPN
- a CDS encoding TolC family protein, producing MKAIFVCLLCLPSVMAIAADDPYQTALATLPQEHSHASSNVLPITLDEAEKIALQANPDIRVAARKVGIAEAHVSGAGALDDPSVMYRGWQVPLTKPWDYNAAMNMFMVGQAFPGPGKRALRSQVATDAISVAKAELEAKKREISAAVRKAFYDLLRSADELRVHDEQVGIARQAFEAARIKYSVGKVPQQDVLKAQVALTKLIEHLVMLEQDADLSRTTLNTLLGRSPDTPLEVSGQHMIPAQIPKLAELTQLAVQSRPELMASAASIKQARDEVALARRQYTPDFSANVGYMLTPSGSQFRNNYMIEGSMTLPWLNRRKHQSEINEANATVEERQSEFDAMRLTVFQQIQEAVVRANSAKRLVDLYLKSLRPQSEATLRSTVIAYENDRTDILNLLDSQNTTLDVDYAYFRALADFEQRMAELELAVGAPVPRSEGLATALPEVTR